The following is a genomic window from Halichoerus grypus chromosome 13, mHalGry1.hap1.1, whole genome shotgun sequence.
cattcaacaaatatgtgagAGCAATTATTATAGGCTATCGACCATTCTAGACACTGGGGATACAGTGGTTAACTGGAGGGTTGGacgatagatagatgatagatagatagatagatagatagatagatagatagatagatagatgatgatagatagatagatagatagatagatagatagatagatagatagatgatagatagatgatagatagatagatagatagatagatagatagatagataatagatagatagataacctCTAAGAAACTTTCCCCACCACTCCCTTCACCACTAGGCTGGTGGCCCCATGCATTATTCCCACAGcacatcatttattcattagtttTCCAATAACATGCTGACAATTCTATAGGTATATCTCTAGGCCAGTCTTCTCCTCAACCATCCTTTTCAAGTCTAAGTAAGATCATGTTACTTCTCTGCTCAGAGCCCTTCAATGGCTCTCTAGTTTACCCAGAGTAAAAGCCAAACTCCTTACAATTTTTAACCCTGAGAGGACACCACCTTGTAAATCTTGTCTTCCGTGTCTTCCCTTATGCAGTCATTGCAAGAGCTGTAGGAAGGATGTAGTCAGATGAACAGTAGATGGTAGGTAGGCTGATTCATCCCACTGACAAAAGAACTAAATTCTTgttctacttttcattttgtatagCAGGGTATCAAATAAACTTTTCTGGATTCCCTAATCATTCTTTACTTGGGAAGGAGGAAAGATTTCATACATGAATGAAATTGTATGATTATAGTTATTAAGTTATTAcgataaatgaattttataaaataaatcattttccaAGGGAAAAAATATCCCTTCTTGCAAGTGCTTAGAAAACTGAAATGGTCATGAGGATTTTATATTTAGCCTTGCTACAATTTTAAGTTGTAATTTATGACTTTGAACTCTTCTGTGTTTACAGAATAccccaaaaacaacaaaaaaatttcaaTCCAAATACAGCTGCATTTTATATCTACATCTAGTGCACTAAATAAATCATTGCTTGAAGGTAATATGCTCCCAAATAGCTCAAGATTTATTGACCTACAGGATGATGGAGTACATTCTATTGTGTTACAGGCAAAGCTAAGATGAAAATTCAGGACACTCTCCTTTCCATCTTGTGTTtactctgtgcgtgtgtgtgtgtgtatgtgtgtgtgtgcgcacacgcacatTTTGGAAGGTTATATAATTGATAACCTCAGATAACAAAGATAGTACGAAAACAATAACTGATTTACTATGATCATAGACTCAAATCAATACTAGTAGTTTTATCCCAATAACACTCAGATAATTTAGCATGAGAAAATCTATTAATGTAATGCAGCACATTAACATTAAATGAATGATAACATGTAAgtaatgcaaatatatataatataaaatgtgaaacttTGGTTCAGAATGAAGCATGGATACCATTTTCATTGTTAAAGTTTCTCTGAAGAAACTTACTAAGAATGTATATTCAGCATGCTTTGCTAAATTGTTTTGGCAGCTTACATGAAATGTGCTCTCCTCGATAGTATTCTAAAACAAATATGTTACGATTCTTGTATACCCAGGTTTGTGAATATGCTTTCAACATTTCTCCTTCTCCATTTTAACAGAACCCCGAGTTCCACATAACTGAGGagcccaagggaaaaaaagaaaatcttctgcTCAACTCTGAGAGGCCAACTAGGGTCTTAAGGAAGACTAGCCACTCACAAGGAGAGGATGGAGCTTTGGGTAAGACCACAGGGCCACCAACaattaagctaagtgaaaaaCATGAAGGAACTAGGACCGTTTTTAAGAAGTTCAGCGAAAGGAAATGGCCATTGGACATCCGCCCTTTAAACAAAAGTTTAGTCAAAGACAACAGATGGAAGGAAACAGATGTGGCCCAGGAGACACGCAGGTCTTTCCTTCAGGAGTTTTGCAAGAAATATGGTGGGGTGAGTCGTCCTCAGTCACATCTTTTTCATATGGTATCCAGGATCTATGTGGAAGATAAACACAAAATCTTATATTGTGAAGTACCCAAGGCTGGCTGCTCCAACTGGAAGAGAATTCTGATGGTACTAAGTGGGTTGGCTTCCTCTGCATACAACATCTCCCATGATGCTGTTCACTACGGGAAGCATTTGAAAAAACTAGATAGCTTTGACTTAAAAGGGATATATACTCGTTTGAACACCTACACCAAAGCTGTTTTTGTTCGTGATCCCATGGAAAGGTTAGTGTCTGCATTTAGGGACAAATTTGAACACCCCAATAGCTATTACCATCCGGTATTTGGAAAAGCGATTATAAAGAAATATCGGCCAAATGCCTGTGAAGAAGCACTAAATAATGGATCAGGAGTCAAATTCAAAGAGTTTGTCCACTATTTGCTGGATTCCCACCGTCCCGTAGGAATGGACATTCACTGGGAAAAGGTCAGCAAACTCTGCTATCCGTGTTTGATCAACTATGATTTTGTAGGGAAATTCGAAACTTTGGAAGAAGACGCCAATTACTTTTTACAGCTCGTGGGCGCTCCAAAAGAGCTGAAGTTTCCAAACTTTAAGGATAGGCACTCTTCTGATGAAAGAACCAATGCTCAGGTCGTGAGACAATATTTAAAGGATCTGACTAGAACTGAGAGACAATTAATCTATGACTTTTATTACTTGGACTATTTGATGTTTAATTATACAACTCCATTTTTGTAGTTTGCATTCATTTTCTAAAACCCTGTATTTACTCCATGATGGCCTCCAATCAGCTAACTGTAATTTTCCTACAATTCTCCGTGTGAGAATTTAACTAAGTGTAGTTGTCTCGATTTAATGAATTTTTCCCAAATAGTATGACACCAATTGGCacaaatttatatgaaaattacCTTACAGAGATGTGTAAACAACTTGACTTGCTCTAAAATGTTTGGGAAATAGCTGCTTTTGCATTATGGATTATATTATAGAAGCAATAACCTAGCCAGCTGCTACATTAGCTTCAACAGCCTCTTGCAATGATAGGAAAAGGGATCTAAAATAGCATGAGTACATGTCTACATCCTGAAATTTGCTGTCTAAAATGCATGGATATATTTTTAGCAGTCTCTGACATACTATTTGAACATTGGAGAGTTTTCTGACACCCTGGAAATCTTTCTATCGACTGCAATGGTAAaccaattttgaaataatattttggactAGGCATTTAACTTTAGATTGGAAGGCATATGTGATTTACAATATGAGAATATAGCAGAAAAACCAGATGAGGCTATGGCTTTTTATATTCAACAGCCAATAAAAAATGCACAACATGCTAAGatcaaagcaacaaaaacaaccTTCCTCTTCCAGAAAAACTTAAGGGAattgattctgttttcttttgagcCCTCTGTGCAGAGACAGAATGAACATAACCACTAAAGGTCTTCTCTTCTGAAACAGGCGGTTGAGAAGTTTAAGCCTCATCAGATATAAATGTGCTCCTAATTCTGGTTTAATTGGGCAGGGGGGAAATTGTTTCAGGATGGAATaatcatcaaaaacaaaagttgCCACTCTGAATGTAGGCCTCAAACAATAACAAagttttataagaatattatttGAATCAAAGCATCATGTGCATAGCTTTCTATGTGGAATGTGCTCTAAGAATAGCTTTTGTTTCCAGTCTAATTACTTAGCTTgggaatgactttttaaaaactcatatacCACTTCAAAGATAGGTTATATTGtagagaataaacaaaacaagagcccctagaaacatttttaataggCTTATGCATAAACAAATtaaggtattttgtttttaagtttaagtATTCTATACTAACAGAGTCAGATACCACGGCATTCATATATTAAATCAAAGTTTTTGGAAAATAGGACCAGGTGTCACCCCTATCAAAAGTTGTAAtgcattttggaaatttttcccAACAGACCCTAAATTTGAAGACACATTTGGATggggaatttattttaattggttGACTATTACCTTGAGTTAAGAAAACCACATGTCATTCAAACCTTGTTTAAATGCAGCTCTTGAACATGTTCTTCTTCCCAAGCGATCATTGCTTCTCGTCAGTAAATATTCGGTAATGTCTCTCAGAAAAAAGTAGttactaatatttaaatattaatagacCAAGCTAGTTACAGTTGTACTTATTTCATTCTGACTTTCCATTTCATGGCTGAGTATTCATAAATTGCTTCCCTCAACACATACCTGCCTTGTCCCATCTGTGTCTCCCAATGAGTACGTAACTGCAGCGGGCTCCCAGATCATAAGTATTAAAACTTTTAAGCCAACCTTTTACTACTTTCCACTCCATTTACTCTTGCCTCTAGACCATACACTTAGGCTGTGCTCTCTGTTTTTAAGGAGTTTTACTCTAGAGTAATCTAAATCGTATAATTTAAATGTTGCCTAACCATGTAGAGTAGACTTCTTGTAACTTGGAGACattgaaattatctttttatggaggaagagagggaatatAAACTATGCCAAGAAGCCTGAAATTTTATTcctaaactacaaaaaaaaaaaaactagtttttGATGGAATCTGCTATGAATTATAGAAGAAATTTTCTCAATGTTATTCCTAAAACCTTATAAggaacgaaaaaaaaaaaaccttcttttcataactttggaagaaaaaatggaaacaagtaTCCTATCTTTCTCTTATTAGCATTTCTACTGCACTTATGAGGATGgaatatatacatggaatatacacacacacacaaacatgtttGTATATGgttgcacgcacacacacacacacaaatatatctATAATACTGTTTGGcactggagggagagaagagggctGATGCTCTCTATCAAAGCTGTTCTATGCCTTTTGCTGTACATTCTCCTTTCCACTGAGCCTGTGTAACCAGAGGTGGTCCTTCAGTCATTCTCTTCCTAAAAGACTCCGATACCAGCAGGCATCCTGTGTGGCTGTGAGTTCCAGAGGCCACAAGTTAAAAAGGTTTTATGAaggggtgcctaagtggctcagtaggttgagcggctgactcttggtttcagctcaggtcatgatttcagggttgtgagatcaagccccgcgttgggctccacgctcagtggggagtctgcttgaggattctctccctctgcccctcccctcaaactctttctctctctctctaaaataaataaatatatctctttaaaaaaggGAGGGTTATGAAGGAAGAACACATTTTTTATGTACCTACTCTTCTTTTAAATGACTTCTGTTCACGGCAGGGCCGAAGAAGCCAGTCATCATCTTGGATTCCTTGTGATGTTAAATACCTTTTCCATTTATCGTTTCTGAATTACTCTGCTTTGCAACCAGCTCACATTCACCACTGTCGTTTCTGCCTATGCACAAGCCCCAGGTGTGAGCATCACTGCTCCTTTGGACGGTCACAATCTCATGGATTTAGATTCCTAAAGGCAAGTAACCAAATCTAGACACATCTTCCAGATGTCCAATGTTCATATTTTAACACTAGCATGCTTTAGGTATAATTATAAGTTCTCTAATTAAACCCTAAGgatcttatttgtttttataggCAGCAGTAACAACCGGGACAGGCCTCTTCACTCTGTTATTTCCCTGTCTGGAATTACTAGTACAGTAAAAGTTGGCAATTAAATCCAAAATCACAGTTACTTAACGTGGTAAACAATCTATGGATATGTGTGGTTGATGTGATTGTGCCTGGGAACTGTCATAAATTTCAATGGAAATGCATGTACAGGACACTCAACTTTCTAATTTTCTCACACATGTTTGGAAATATCCTTTAAGTCAATGGAAGTGCGGCTACTTGCTAAATTCTCTAACTTCACAGGCTATAAAATATTATCTAGTAATTCAAGAGCTACTTGGATACTATTTATaatcaggaagaggaaaaaactTTTCCACTTTACATATGAATAATTATTCATCAAAGAAGTATTGTCTCCTAAAATATATAGTGTTTAGctgaaaagaatatataagcAGATGCAGGGCATTTTGAATATGAGTTCCCTTTGAAAGATCATTTGCAGAATTGGTAGAACTTGGAATCCATAGGCTGAGGCTACTGTAAACATCTCCCTACTGTAAGTTCTCACTTGACCTCTTGGGGCGTCTTGAGCCTCCAGGCTTTCATGGAATATGGCAAAGCAGAAACTCTGCCATGCCTAACATCCCCAACATGCTCTGAAATTTGAAGGATGGTTGCCCTTAGGCCTTTAAGAGTAGCTCAATCACCAGAGGACCTTAAACCAAGGCTAGTTTAGTCCTACCTCTAGGGGCATACCTTTTTAATCTCAATCATAATCATTATAAAACTATTCATGATAATAATCAAAcgtttattcctttatttaatcTCCATAGTCAATCTAAGATGCTATGTAGGCCCATGCAcgtgcatgcgcgcacacacacacgcacacaataaTGTAataaactaggggcgcctgggtg
Proteins encoded in this region:
- the CHST9 gene encoding carbohydrate sulfotransferase 9 isoform X1; this encodes MVMNPKQIFLSVLIFGVAGLLLFMYLQVWIEEQHTGRVEKKREQKTTSGWEPVNYLQPVARIMTREKIQERITDQNPEFHITEEPKGKKENLLLNSERPTRVLRKTSHSQGEDGALGKTTGPPTIKLSEKHEGTRTVFKKFSERKWPLDIRPLNKSLVKDNRWKETDVAQETRRSFLQEFCKKYGGVSRPQSHLFHMVSRIYVEDKHKILYCEVPKAGCSNWKRILMVLSGLASSAYNISHDAVHYGKHLKKLDSFDLKGIYTRLNTYTKAVFVRDPMERLVSAFRDKFEHPNSYYHPVFGKAIIKKYRPNACEEALNNGSGVKFKEFVHYLLDSHRPVGMDIHWEKVSKLCYPCLINYDFVGKFETLEEDANYFLQLVGAPKELKFPNFKDRHSSDERTNAQVVRQYLKDLTRTERQLIYDFYYLDYLMFNYTTPFL
- the CHST9 gene encoding carbohydrate sulfotransferase 9 isoform X2 — its product is MVMNPKQIFLSVLIFGVAGLLLFMYLQVWIEEQHTGRVEKKREQKTTSVTREKIQERITDQNPEFHITEEPKGKKENLLLNSERPTRVLRKTSHSQGEDGALGKTTGPPTIKLSEKHEGTRTVFKKFSERKWPLDIRPLNKSLVKDNRWKETDVAQETRRSFLQEFCKKYGGVSRPQSHLFHMVSRIYVEDKHKILYCEVPKAGCSNWKRILMVLSGLASSAYNISHDAVHYGKHLKKLDSFDLKGIYTRLNTYTKAVFVRDPMERLVSAFRDKFEHPNSYYHPVFGKAIIKKYRPNACEEALNNGSGVKFKEFVHYLLDSHRPVGMDIHWEKVSKLCYPCLINYDFVGKFETLEEDANYFLQLVGAPKELKFPNFKDRHSSDERTNAQVVRQYLKDLTRTERQLIYDFYYLDYLMFNYTTPFL